From Nocardia sp. NBC_00416:
GCACCAGCGGAGACGTCGAGCTCGCGCTCGCCGTGCCCGTGATCGGCGAAACTGTCGCACCGTACATGGCGCCGCCCGACACCGACCCTGCCGCGCTTCGCGCGGTGGACGCACTGACCGTACTTCCGGACGACCCGGCGGCCGCCGCCGAGGAAATCCAGCGGCGACGGGAGGAGATCGGCTTCTCCTACTTCGTCTTCGGCGCCGACTTCGTCGACAGGTTCGCTCCGGTCGTCGCCGAACTCGCCGGACGCTAGCCCGGGGCGGCCATGAGCGCGCACCCGCTGACACAGCCGGCATTATCGAAGCGGCCGGGCGGGGTTGGGCGGCAGCCCACACTGCTAATGTGAACATATGTTCGAATCAGGTCGCGAAATGCCAGCTCATGGGGTATCAGGCAGCCCTGGGCAGAATTCCGCGGGTGTGCACCGGCGGCCACGGATCACCGCGCGTACCCGGGCCTCGATCCTGCACGCGGATCTGGATTCGTTCTACGCCTCGGTCGAGCAACGGGACCAGCCCGGGCTGCGCGGGAAACCGGTGCTGGTGGGCGGCGGTGTCGTTCTCGCGGCGAGTTACGAGGCCAAGGCCCGCGGGGTCCGCACCCCGATGAACATCGGGCAGGCCCTGCGACTGTGCCCGGAATCCGTCGTCGTACCGCCGCGGATGTCGGCCTACGCCCGGGCCAGCCGGGAGGTGTTCGAGATCTTCGCCGACACCACCCCGATCGTGGAGGGCCTCTCCATCGATGAGGCGTTCCTCGATGTCGCCGGGCTGCGCCGGATCGCCGGGGAGCCGCGCGCGATCGCGGCCGGTTTGCGCGACCGGGTGCGCCGCGATGTCGGCTTGCCGATCTCCGTCGGAATCGCGGGGACGAAGTTCCTCGCCAAGGTCGCCAGCGCCGTCGCGAAACCCGACGGGCTGCTGGTGGTGGAACCCGGCCACGAACTCGAATTCCTGCATCCGCTCCCGGTGCACCGGCTGTGGGGCGTGGGGCCGGTGACCGCGAGCACGCTGCACGCGCACGGGATCGAACGCATCGGCCAGCTGGCCGAATACGGCGAGCCCGCATTGCGCTCGATCATCGGGCCAGCGGCCGCCCGGCATCTGCACGCGCTGGCATGGGCCCGCGATCCGCGCCGGGTCGAGACCGGGCGGCGGCGCCGGTCCATCGGGGCGCAGCGGGCGCTGGGCCGGCGCCCGCACACGCCCGCGGAGATCGAGGCGTATCTGCACGGCCTCATCGATCGGCTCACCCGCCGCCTCCGCACCGCGGACCGGGTCTGCCGCACCGTGGTGCTGCGTATGCGTTTCGGCGATTTCACCCGGGCCAGCCGCTCGCATACCTTGCCCGCGGCCACCGACCACACCGAGACGATCCTGCGCGCCGCCCGCGGACTCTTGGCCGGCGCGATGCCACTGATCACCGCGCAGGGTCTGACCCTCATCGGTTCGGCCCTGACGAACCTCGAGAACGCCGGCACCCAGCAGCTCACCTTGCCTTTCGAGCACGGTCCCACGCCTGCCCTGGACACGACTCTCGACGACCTGCGCACTCGATTCGGCTCCGCCGCGGTCACCCGCGCCGCCCTGCTGGGGCGCGGCGAAGGCCTGTCTGTACCGCTGCTCCCGGACTGACCGCCCGGCCACCGGCGAATGTTCTCGCGGCGCGCTGTTCGCCGCGCCCACCGGAGATCTCGCGCGGACCCGGCGGAGCGAACACGACCGCACGAAATCTGGACGTTTGTTCAACAGTGTGGTTCGCTGCCTCTCGAACAGGAAGGAACGCCGATGGCAGCAACTCCCGATCCCCGTGTCCGCGAACCCGGCCCGGACGCTGCCGCGCTGCCGCGCCGATCCGTCCTGGCGGCCGCGGCGCTGGGGACGGTCACGCTCGGGGCGGTCGCCGCGACGGCGCCGGGCCTCGGCGAACATGCGGGCGCCCGCGCCCAGGCCGCCCCGGATTCCGGCGAATACGAGATCGGCCTCGGAATCTCCGATATCACCGGCCCGGCCGCGGAATGCGGAATGATGGGCTACTCGCAGCAGGACCAGACCACCGCCGGTATCCATCTCCGGCCCCGGGCCCGGGCCTTCGTATTCGCCGGCGGCGGCCGGCGGGTCGTCTTCGCCGTCGCGGAGAACGCGATGATCTTCCAGTCGGTGCACCACGGCGTATTGACCGAGCTGGCCCGCAGATTCGGCGACCTCTACACCGAGGACAATGTCCTGCTCACCTCTACCCATTCGCACGCCGTCTGTGGCGGAGCCGCCCACGACTACGCCTACAACCTGTCGATCCTCGGTTTCCAGCAGCAGGTCTACGACGCCGAGGTCGGCGGCCTGGTCGAAGCCATCAGCGCCGCGCACGCCGACCTCGGGCCGGGCACCGTATCGCTGGGGCGCTCCGCACTGCACGACGCCAGTGTCAATCGTTCCCGGGTCGCCTTCGACCGCAACCCCGCAGCGGACCGCGCGCACTTCCCAGGAGCCATCGATCCGGCCGTCACCGCCCTGTCGATCAGCAAGGGCGGACGCGAAGTCGGCGCGATCACCTGGTTCGCGACCCACAACACCTCGATGACCAACAAGAACCGGATGATCAGCGCGGACAACAAGGGCTATGCGTCGTTCACCCACGAACACACCGACCACGGTGTCCGCTATCTCGACGGCGCACCGGATTTCGTCGCCGCCTTCGCCCAGACCAATGCCGGCGATATGTCCCCCAACCTCGATCTCCAGCCCGGCTCGGGACCCACCCACAACGAGTTCGACAACACCCGGATCATCGGCGAACGCCAGTACAACGCGTCGCGGACGGCTCTGGCCGATGCCCGCCCGATAGCCGGGCCGGTCGGTTCGGTGTTCTGCTATATCGACCTCTCCGATATCGCCGTGGACGCACGCTTCACACCCGACGGACTCGCCCGCCACACCGCACCGCCCGCCGCGGGCGTCTCACTGTTCGCGGGCAGTGTCGAAGACGGTCCGGGGTTGCCCGGCGGACCGATCCAGGAGGGCGTCCGCAATCCGTTCCTCGACGCGCTCGGCGACCCGCACCAGCCGGTTCCCGCGTGGCTCGCCGACGCCCAGGCGCCCAAGGCGGTCGCGGTGCCGTTCACGCTGCTGCCGCCGGCGCCGTGGGTGCCCAGCGTGGTCCCGATCCAGATCGTGCGCATCGGTGAGCTGTATCTGGCCGCCGCCGGCGGTGAGTTCACCATCGTGGCAGGCCTGCGGATCCGGCGCGCGGTGGCGGCGGCGCTGAACGTGGACCAGGACCGGGTTCTCATGCAGGGTTACGCCAACGCCTATCACGAATATGTCACCACGCCCGAGGAATACGACGCGCAACAGTACGAAGGTGCGTCCACGCTGTTCGGTCGCAATACGTTGCCCGCCTACCAGCAGGAGTTCACCCGGCTGGCGACCGCGCTGGCCGCGAACACGACCGTCGCCCGGGGGCCGGCGCCGCGCGATCTGTCCCAGCTACAGCCGAACTTCGTGCCGGCGCCCGGCCCGGACACCGCGCCGCCGGGACAGGATTTCGGAGCGACCCTGACCCAACCGGCCGGCTCGTACACCCCGGGCGCGCAGGCCTTCGTCGAATTCGTCTCGGCCCATCCCAAGCACAACCCACGCCGCAACGACACCTTCCTGGAAGTCCAGCGACTCAGCGAGGGAAGGTGGGCCCGCGTCGCCAATGAGGGCGAGTGGAGTGTGCGCTTCCACTGGAGCACACGCGTACCCGCCACCTCGGTCGCGACGTTCACCTGGGATATCCCCGGCGATGCCCGGCCGGGCCGCCACCGATTCGTCCACTACGCCGACCGCCTGGGCCCGGACGGAAACCTGTATCCGGTGACCGGAATCAGTAACGAGTTCGATATCACCTGAGCCGCTCCGCCTCGCCGGGCTCCCGGACGGGCCGACCGGCCCGGCGCCGCAGGTGGTCGCTCAGGTGAGCTGCCGGTAGGTCACGGCAGAATCGAATCGATGTAGCCGCCGTCGACTCGAACTGCCCCGCCGGTGGTCGCCGAGGCGAGGTCCGAGCTGAGGTAGACGACCATGTTCCCGATCTCCGCGGGTTCGATGAGGCGCTGCACGAGCGAGTGGGGGCGATGTTCCAGCATGAACCGGTGCTGGGCCTGGTCCCACGGCAGCTCCTCGCCCACCAGGTCGTGCACGAATTCCTCGATCCCGGGCGTATGGGTCGGACCCGCCACGACGGAGTTGACAGTGACCCCCGACCCCGCGGCGGCTTTGGCGTAACCGCGGGTCACGGCGAGCAGCGCGGTCTTCGTCATTCCGTAGTGCACCATCTCGAGCGGGGTGACCACCGCCGAGTCGCTGGCGATGTTCATGACCCGGCCGAAACCGCGCCCCATCATGCCCGGCAGGTACATGCGGATGAGCCGCACCGCGGACAGGACGTTGACCTCGAAGTACCGCCGCCATTCGTCGTCATCGATCTCGAAGACCGGCTTGGCTTCGAAGATGCCCAGATTGTTGACGAGGATATCGAGTTCGCCGACCTTCTCCTGCAGGATCCCGGCTCCCACCGCGGAAGCCAGGTCGGTGGCCACCGGTCGCACCGAGGCGCCCGGAACCTCGGCGAGAATCGAATCGCAGGCCTGTTCGGTGCGCTCCTGCCCACGTCCGTTCACGATCACCATCGCGCCGGCCCGGGCCAGGGCGGCGGCGATGGCCAGCCCGATGCCCTGACTGGAGCCCGAGACCAGCGCGGTTCGTCCGGAGAGGTCGATATGCATGGGCCCATCGTGCCGCACCAGCGGAGACGACCGGCCGTGCCACGCGGACTCACCTGGTCCTTGTCCGCCCATGAGCGCCGCCCGCCGCGGACCACGGGTCCACAGACTCTCGGAAACCCTGAACCTCAGCTGCGAACACCCAGCCGACCGCGATCGTCCGCCGATTTCCACCCTCTCATCTGCGACTATCTCAATGCACACAACTTGCCATTGACAAATGGCACATTGATGAATGATTCTGAGCGAATGACCAGGTCGACGAAGACCTCCGCCCCCGGCGTACCGGACCGGCTGTTCCCACCCTGCGGCGGGACCCCGCGCACTCGCGGCGCCCGGGCGGTGGTCACCGGCGCGGGCAGCGGAATCGGCCGCGCCTTCGCCCGCGAACTCGCGGCACGCGGCGGACAGGTCGTCTGCGCCGATATCGACGAGGTCCGCGCCGCGGAGACAGTGGCCGCCATCGAGCGCGAGCATCCGGGCGCCGCGCACGCGTTCCGCTGCGATGTGGCGCGCCGCGCGGATATGGAGGTTCTCGCCCATTTCGCCGAATCGGTTCTGGACGGACCGATCAGCCTGGTGATCAATAACGCCGGCGTCGGCATCGGCGGAAAAGCCGTAGGCGATATCGGATTCGCCGATTGGGAATGGGCACTGGGCATCAACCTGTGGGGTGTGGTGCACGGATGCGAGATATTCGCGCCGCGGCTGCGGGCCGCGGGTCGCGGCGGCATCATCAATGTGGCGTCGGCCGCGAGTTTCGCGGCCGCGCCGTCGATGGCGGTCTACAACACCTCCAAGGCCGGGGTGCTCGCGCTCTCGGAGACAATGGCCGCGGAGTTCAGCGGCACCGATATCGCGGTCACCGTCCTGTGCCCCACCTTCGTGCGGACCAACGTCGCCCGCGACGGACGGATCACCACGGGGTCGCGCGACCTCGCCGACACCCTCATGCGCTGGACCGGTTTCTCCCCCGAACGCGTCGCCCGCATCGCGCTCGACGCGCACGACCGCGGCCGGTTGCACGTCCTCCCACAGCCCGACGCACAGCTGATCTGGCTGCTCAAACGCGCGTTTCCCGCGCAGTACACCGCCGTCGCGGGCCTGCTCGAGCGGCTGCTGCCGCAGCACGAACCGGCACCGCGAACCACCGGAGAGAGAACAGGAGTCTGATATGGCGACCATGGACTTCCAGGACATGCTCGGCAAGATCAAGGACCGCCAGTGGGCGCTGGCCGATATCGATTGGGACGCACCCGGTGCGGAAACCCTCACTCCCGAACAGCACGCGCGCCTGAAGCCGTTCATGTCGGATCTCATGTGGATCGAGAACGTGGGCGCGCGCGGATTCGCCGCGATGGCCAAAAAAGCCCCGGACGAGACACTGCGGGAGATCTACCGCTATTTCCACGCCGAGGAGCAGAAGCACGCCAATGCCGAACTCGCGCTGATGCGGCGCTGGGGGATGCTCGACGGCGACGAGATCCCGCAGCCGAACATCAACGTCAAACTGGTGATCGACTTCCTGGACAAGTACGCCGACGATATGTCGCTGTCGTTCCTG
This genomic window contains:
- the dinB gene encoding DNA polymerase IV, whose amino-acid sequence is MPAHGVSGSPGQNSAGVHRRPRITARTRASILHADLDSFYASVEQRDQPGLRGKPVLVGGGVVLAASYEAKARGVRTPMNIGQALRLCPESVVVPPRMSAYARASREVFEIFADTTPIVEGLSIDEAFLDVAGLRRIAGEPRAIAAGLRDRVRRDVGLPISVGIAGTKFLAKVASAVAKPDGLLVVEPGHELEFLHPLPVHRLWGVGPVTASTLHAHGIERIGQLAEYGEPALRSIIGPAAARHLHALAWARDPRRVETGRRRRSIGAQRALGRRPHTPAEIEAYLHGLIDRLTRRLRTADRVCRTVVLRMRFGDFTRASRSHTLPAATDHTETILRAARGLLAGAMPLITAQGLTLIGSALTNLENAGTQQLTLPFEHGPTPALDTTLDDLRTRFGSAAVTRAALLGRGEGLSVPLLPD
- a CDS encoding neutral/alkaline ceramidase; the encoded protein is MAATPDPRVREPGPDAAALPRRSVLAAAALGTVTLGAVAATAPGLGEHAGARAQAAPDSGEYEIGLGISDITGPAAECGMMGYSQQDQTTAGIHLRPRARAFVFAGGGRRVVFAVAENAMIFQSVHHGVLTELARRFGDLYTEDNVLLTSTHSHAVCGGAAHDYAYNLSILGFQQQVYDAEVGGLVEAISAAHADLGPGTVSLGRSALHDASVNRSRVAFDRNPAADRAHFPGAIDPAVTALSISKGGREVGAITWFATHNTSMTNKNRMISADNKGYASFTHEHTDHGVRYLDGAPDFVAAFAQTNAGDMSPNLDLQPGSGPTHNEFDNTRIIGERQYNASRTALADARPIAGPVGSVFCYIDLSDIAVDARFTPDGLARHTAPPAAGVSLFAGSVEDGPGLPGGPIQEGVRNPFLDALGDPHQPVPAWLADAQAPKAVAVPFTLLPPAPWVPSVVPIQIVRIGELYLAAAGGEFTIVAGLRIRRAVAAALNVDQDRVLMQGYANAYHEYVTTPEEYDAQQYEGASTLFGRNTLPAYQQEFTRLATALAANTTVARGPAPRDLSQLQPNFVPAPGPDTAPPGQDFGATLTQPAGSYTPGAQAFVEFVSAHPKHNPRRNDTFLEVQRLSEGRWARVANEGEWSVRFHWSTRVPATSVATFTWDIPGDARPGRHRFVHYADRLGPDGNLYPVTGISNEFDIT
- a CDS encoding SDR family NAD(P)-dependent oxidoreductase, with amino-acid sequence MHIDLSGRTALVSGSSQGIGLAIAAALARAGAMVIVNGRGQERTEQACDSILAEVPGASVRPVATDLASAVGAGILQEKVGELDILVNNLGIFEAKPVFEIDDDEWRRYFEVNVLSAVRLIRMYLPGMMGRGFGRVMNIASDSAVVTPLEMVHYGMTKTALLAVTRGYAKAAAGSGVTVNSVVAGPTHTPGIEEFVHDLVGEELPWDQAQHRFMLEHRPHSLVQRLIEPAEIGNMVVYLSSDLASATTGGAVRVDGGYIDSILP
- a CDS encoding SDR family NAD(P)-dependent oxidoreductase — translated: MTRSTKTSAPGVPDRLFPPCGGTPRTRGARAVVTGAGSGIGRAFARELAARGGQVVCADIDEVRAAETVAAIEREHPGAAHAFRCDVARRADMEVLAHFAESVLDGPISLVINNAGVGIGGKAVGDIGFADWEWALGINLWGVVHGCEIFAPRLRAAGRGGIINVASAASFAAAPSMAVYNTSKAGVLALSETMAAEFSGTDIAVTVLCPTFVRTNVARDGRITTGSRDLADTLMRWTGFSPERVARIALDAHDRGRLHVLPQPDAQLIWLLKRAFPAQYTAVAGLLERLLPQHEPAPRTTGERTGV